In a genomic window of Acidimicrobiia bacterium:
- a CDS encoding ABC transporter permease — MTLGSVKLTRSARVGLAMLAAFVAVGVVGPWLAPDDPQHIVLGARFLAPSTAHWLGTDSKGIDALSQLLYGARGALEVGVAVVAVTAIVGTAVGLVAGWFGGAVDEVAMRIVDVMMAFPGVLMNIAIVATVARPSLGMTIAALCANGWVGYARLVRGEVLSLRERDFVTASLALGASSGHVIRKHLAPNVVGPVLIQAAFGLGGAILAEASLSFLGLGPQLDYSWGAMLEQGTAFLWKPGFAHYALAPGLALMWVVIAANLARDGLADRR; from the coding sequence ATGACGCTCGGGTCGGTCAAGCTCACGCGCAGCGCGCGCGTCGGCCTCGCGATGCTCGCGGCGTTCGTCGCGGTCGGCGTCGTCGGGCCGTGGCTCGCGCCCGACGACCCGCAGCACATCGTGCTCGGCGCGCGCTTCCTCGCGCCGTCGACCGCGCACTGGCTGGGCACCGACAGCAAGGGCATCGACGCCCTCAGCCAGCTGCTCTACGGCGCGCGCGGCGCGCTCGAGGTCGGCGTCGCGGTCGTCGCGGTGACCGCGATCGTCGGCACGGCGGTCGGGCTCGTCGCCGGCTGGTTCGGCGGCGCGGTCGACGAGGTCGCGATGCGGATCGTCGACGTCATGATGGCGTTCCCGGGCGTGCTGATGAACATCGCGATCGTCGCGACGGTCGCGCGCCCCAGCCTCGGGATGACGATCGCGGCGCTGTGCGCGAACGGCTGGGTCGGCTACGCGCGGCTCGTGCGCGGCGAGGTGCTGTCGCTGCGCGAGCGCGACTTCGTGACCGCGTCGCTCGCGCTCGGCGCGTCGAGCGGGCACGTCATCCGCAAGCACCTCGCGCCGAACGTCGTCGGGCCGGTGCTCATCCAGGCGGCGTTCGGGCTCGGCGGCGCGATCCTCGCCGAGGCGTCGCTGTCGTTCCTCGGCCTCGGCCCGCAGCTCGACTACAGCTGGGGCGCGATGCTCGAGCAGGGCACGGCGTTCCTGTGGAAGCCGGGCTTCGCGCACTACGCGCTGGCGCCCGGCCTCGCGCTGATGTGGGTCGTCATCGCCGCGAACCTGGCGCGCGACGGCCTCGCC
- a CDS encoding ABC transporter permease: MSIARFVLRRLGSGALAVVGASLLVFAFLHLVPGDPVDHLAGGEATPEQRAKLEACMGLDRSLPAQFGLFLEHVADGSLGHQCPNPEHRPTVAARLADALPHTVALAFAAMAVAIVLALPLGILAALRRGSWIDAALSIGSLLGVAAPMMLLAPILLLVFFVELGWLPGPTETGPAAIVLPAVALGVHLMALLARMTRASLVAALGEDYVRTARAKGAGERRVALVHALRNALLPIVTVAGLQFGSLLGGAVITEKVFARPGLGLTLLDAIAERDYPVVQGTVLVIAAMYVVVNLVVDLAYGVVDPRIRRA, translated from the coding sequence GTCGGCGCGTCGCTGCTCGTGTTCGCGTTCCTGCACCTGGTCCCGGGCGATCCGGTCGACCACCTCGCGGGCGGCGAGGCGACGCCCGAGCAGCGCGCGAAGCTCGAGGCGTGCATGGGCCTCGACCGCTCGCTGCCGGCGCAGTTCGGGCTGTTCCTCGAGCACGTCGCCGACGGCTCGCTCGGCCACCAGTGCCCGAACCCCGAGCACCGGCCGACCGTCGCCGCGCGCCTCGCCGACGCGCTGCCGCACACGGTCGCGCTCGCGTTCGCCGCGATGGCGGTGGCGATCGTGCTCGCGCTGCCGCTCGGCATCCTCGCCGCGCTGCGCCGCGGGTCGTGGATCGACGCCGCGCTGTCGATCGGCTCGCTGCTCGGCGTCGCCGCGCCGATGATGCTGCTCGCGCCGATCCTGCTGCTGGTGTTCTTCGTCGAGCTCGGCTGGCTGCCGGGCCCGACCGAGACCGGGCCGGCGGCGATCGTGCTGCCGGCGGTCGCGCTCGGCGTGCACCTGATGGCGCTGCTCGCCCGCATGACGCGCGCGTCGCTGGTCGCCGCGCTCGGCGAGGACTACGTGCGCACGGCGCGCGCGAAGGGCGCCGGCGAGCGCCGGGTCGCGCTCGTGCACGCGCTGCGCAACGCGCTGCTGCCGATCGTCACGGTCGCGGGCCTGCAGTTCGGCTCGCTGCTCGGCGGCGCGGTCATCACCGAGAAGGTGTTCGCGCGGCCGGGGCTCGGGCTGACGCTGCTCGACGCGATCGCCGAGCGCGACTACCCGGTCGTGCAGGGCACCGTGCTCGTGATCGCGGCGATGTACGTCGTCGTGAACCTGGTCGTCGATCTCGCGTACGGCGTCGTCGACCCGAGGATCCGCCGCGCATGA